The nucleotide sequence AACTCCACCCGGGTCGATCGGCCCCGGCCGGAGGGCACCCGCACCAGGGCGCTGCGGTTTTGCGCGGACCACGAGATGTACACCGGCGCCTCGTAGCCCGGCACGAGCCGCTTGTACGAGTTGACCAGCGGGTTGGTCACCGCCGTGAAGGCCCGGGCGTGCTCGAGCAGCCCGGCCACGAAGTGCAGCGCGACGCTGGAGAGCTGGTACGGGCCGGCCGGCTCGTAAAACGCGTTTTCGCCGTCCCGGAACAGCGAGAGGTGGGTGTGCATCCCCGAGCCCGCCACCCCGTAGATCGGCTTGGGCATGAACGTCGCGTGGAGCCCGCGGCGCGCTGCCACCGTCCGGGTCACGACCTTGAGGGTGGCCACCCGGTCGGCGGTGACCAGGGCGTCGTCGTACCTGAAGTCGATCTCGTGCTGGCCCGGAGCCACCTCGTGGTGGCTCGCCTCCACGTCGAAGCCCATGGACTCCAGTGCCAGGACGATCTCCTGCCGGGCCGCCTCCCCCTGGTCGACCGGGCCGAGGTCGAAGTACCCGGCCTCGTCGTGAGTCTGGGTGGTCGGCTTGCCGTCGGGATCGCGCCGGAACAGGAAAAACTCGCACTCCGGCCCCAGCATCACCCGGAAGCCCATGTCGGCAGCCTGCTGCAGGACGCGCTTGAGGACCATCCGCGGATCGCCCTCGAAGGGCTCCCCGTCGGAACGGACCACGTCGCAGATGAGCCGGGCCGCCCGGGCCTCGCCCGTCAGCCCCGGAAACAGGCAGTAGGTGGAGGGGTCGGGCCGCAACCGCATGTCCGACTCTTCGATCCGGGTGAACCCCTCGATCGACGACCCGTCGAACATGATCCCCTCCTCCAGCGCGCGCTCGAGCTGGCGAACGGGGATCGCCACGTTCTTGACCACGCCCAGGATGTCGGTGAACTGCAGGCGGACGAACTCGACGGCATCTTCCCGTGCGCGACGAATCACCGCGGCCGATGCATCATCCATGGCTCCTCGAGCTCCCTTTCGCCCATGCGTGGGTGCATGTGCAGCGGTGTACGCCGCGCTCGCCGCGGTTCCTGCACCTTTTCGCCATTACTGCTGACGTTGCTCTTCCAGCCAGCGGACCAGTTCGTCCTGATGATCGACCGGAAACAGCGACGTCAGCCTGCGCCCCCGGGCCTGGCGGAAAATGGACGGATGGGTAACGTCTCCGCCGGGTCCCGCAGCGGGACCTCCGACGGCTGCCTCGCCGGCGAGCTCCTGCCCGCCGGGGCCCGGCGCTGCAGGACCGGCCTCGTGGGCCGCCGGCGTAGCGCCCGGCGCCGGCGCCGGCGCCGCCGCCCCGCCCTGGGAAGCCAGGTAGGCCCGGACGCCCTCCACGTTGAGCCCCTGGGCCATCAAGCTCTTGACCTGGCGCAAGCGCTCCACGTCCACCGGGGAGAAGAGGCGTCGGTTGCCCCGGGTGCGGCTGGGGGCAAGGAGCCCCTCCTTCTCGTAGTAGCGGATCTGGCGCGCGCTCAGGCCCGTCAGGCGCTCCACGACCCCGATGGGATAGACCGGCACGGTCGGCTCCACTCCAGGCATGGTCGGCACACACCCCCTCGTCCCATCGACGGCCGGATGCCCCGGAGGGTCCTCCTGGCCCATTGCACAAGGGCCGGTAGCTCTATGGAAGCGACACCCCTTTTTACTCTTATCATATCCGGCCCGTGCCGGGCCAACAAGGCAGGATGTCAGGACATCTAACGTCTCATGTAGACGCGGGGCAGCCTCGGACCGAGTTGTGTCACGATCTCGTAAGGAATGGTCCCGGTCAGGCGGGCTGCTTCGTCCACCGTCATCTCGCCCTGGTCTCCGGGGCCCAGCAGGCAGGCCACGGCCCCCACGGGCGGAGCGTCATCGCCCG is from Limnochorda sp. L945t and encodes:
- a CDS encoding helix-turn-helix domain-containing protein codes for the protein MPGVEPTVPVYPIGVVERLTGLSARQIRYYEKEGLLAPSRTRGNRRLFSPVDVERLRQVKSLMAQGLNVEGVRAYLASQGGAAAPAPAPGATPAAHEAGPAAPGPGGQELAGEAAVGGPAAGPGGDVTHPSIFRQARGRRLTSLFPVDHQDELVRWLEEQRQQ
- the glnA gene encoding type I glutamate--ammonia ligase codes for the protein MDDASAAVIRRAREDAVEFVRLQFTDILGVVKNVAIPVRQLERALEEGIMFDGSSIEGFTRIEESDMRLRPDPSTYCLFPGLTGEARAARLICDVVRSDGEPFEGDPRMVLKRVLQQAADMGFRVMLGPECEFFLFRRDPDGKPTTQTHDEAGYFDLGPVDQGEAARQEIVLALESMGFDVEASHHEVAPGQHEIDFRYDDALVTADRVATLKVVTRTVAARRGLHATFMPKPIYGVAGSGMHTHLSLFRDGENAFYEPAGPYQLSSVALHFVAGLLEHARAFTAVTNPLVNSYKRLVPGYEAPVYISWSAQNRSALVRVPSGRGRSTRVELRSPDPSANPYLAFAVIIAAGLDGVRRRLSPPESHNKNIYHMTAEERQRAGIRSLPGSLEEAVNELVKDELVVETLGSHVFSRFVEAKRIEWDVYRTQVHRWEVEQYLGTF